The Miscanthus floridulus cultivar M001 chromosome 17, ASM1932011v1, whole genome shotgun sequence genome has a window encoding:
- the LOC136517919 gene encoding uncharacterized protein, with translation MSLSSVKIGEEVWLTCLSHALTTETEEVMGLLLGDIELSSKGATALIWGASPQMRCERKKDRVEVNPELLAAASAQAEKMTATIKRTTRVIGWYHSHPHITVLPSHVDVRTQAMFQLLDTGFVGLIFSCFSEDAQKVGKIQVTAFQSEGGQQHALPLSTIAPVIDLDSSFSSSDNAFASHSASVEGMEQDTGDSRASKNNKAWKRSMDFYSHPDTNHSTNYQPRENPLILYNPDNTQEASVDPYDSDMTPSLQEALHRSTMDISGAEYRGKEVPLFVLPTRYLLKLDTTMTSYCDMQRVLFEEEQSAYNQAMQQNICDGKIHPHTSIHHTSTYNSSLCKLMEYCLSPAVTTLQDRLKENELRLSMLQEEAKQLEADTQSMRNDSPRHLMNHGAGGNSSPMAQSRHPFSNQGSPRSPRGGSRRRAC, from the exons ATGTCGCTGTCCTCGGTGaagatcggtgaggaggtgtggCTCACATGCCTCTCCCACGCCCTCACCACCGAGACCGAGGAGGTCATGGGCCTCCTCCTGGGCGACATCGAG CTTTCCAGCAAGGGCGCCACCGCCCTGATATGGGGGGCGTCGCCGCAGATGAGGTGCGAGCGGAAGAAGGACCGCGTCGAGGTCAACCCCGAGCTTCTCGCCGCCGCATCCGCTCAAGCCGAG AAAATGACGGCCACCATCAAGAGGACTACGAGGGTGATCGGATGGTACCACTCGCACCCACATATCACCGTTCTGCCGTCCCATGTAG ATGTTCGTACCCAAGCAATGTTTCAGTTGCTGGATACAGGCTTTGTGGGCCTGATATTTTCTTGTTTTAGTGAAGATGCTCAAAAG GTTGGAAAAATCCAAGTGACTGCCTTTCAGTCAGAGGGTGGACAACAGCATGCGCTTCCTCTTTCCACCATCGCTCCAGTCATTGACCTTGATTCATCCTTTAGTTCATCAGATAATGCGTTCGCTTCACATTCTGCATCGGTTGAGGGCATGGAACAGGATACAGGGGATTCCAGGGCCTCAAAGAATAACAAG GCCTGGAAAAGATCTATGGATTTCTACTCTCATCCTGACACAAACCATTCCACAAATTATCAACCCAGAGAAAACCCCCTCATTCTGTACAATCCTGATAACACACAAGAAGCGTCTGTTGATCCATATGATTCAGATATGACTCCAAGCCTCCAGGAGGCTTTGCACCGGTCAACTATGGACATAAG TGGTGCAGAGTATAGAGGGAAAGAGGTGCCACTTTTTGTGCTCCCTacaaggtatctcctcaagctGGACACCACGATGACCTCTTACTGTGATATGCAACGAGTCCTCTTTGAAGAGGAGCAATCAGCATATAATCAAGCTATGCAACAAAATATTTG TGATGGGAAAATTCACCCTCATACATCCATTCACCATACGTCTACATACAACTCCTCTCTCTGCAAACTAATGGAGTATTG TTTGAGTCCAGCTGTTACTACGCTTCAGGATCGTCTGAAGGAAAATGAACTTCGG CTATCTATGTTACAAGAGGAGGCTAAGCAACTTGAGGCTGATACCCAAAGCATGAGAAATGATTCTCCTCGTCACCTCATGAATCATGGAGCTGGTGGCAACAGTTCACCTATGGCTCAGAGCAGGCATCCTTTCTCCAACCAAGGGAGCCCTAGAAGCCCGAGAGGTGGCAGCCGGAGGAGGGCTTGTTGA
- the LOC136518266 gene encoding uncharacterized protein At1g15400-like translates to MAGLQRSSETFRRSGSSGLVWDDKNFSGEIKPAAEDDAARAVERSRSAGHAHAGYRATGRVPPALDPPSPRVAVCGFCRLFGGGGNGKGKGRDGGSAKAKGRRH, encoded by the coding sequence atggcggggctgcagcggtcCAGCGAGACGTTCCGGCGGTCGGGCTCGTCGGGGCTGGTGTGGGACGACAAGAACTTCTCGGGGGAGATCAAGCCGGCGGCGGAGGACGACGCGGCGCGGGCGGTGGAGCGCAGCCGCTCGGCTGGGCACGCGCACGCCGGGTACAGGGCCACGGGGCGCGTGCCGCCCGCGCTCGACCCGCCGTCGCCGCGCGTCGCCGTCTGCGGCTTCTGCAGGctcttcggcggcggcggcaacggcaAGGGCAAGGGCAGGGACGGCGGCAGCGCCAAAGCCAAGGGGAGGCGCCACTGA